The DNA region TCGTATACCGAATGCCATGCGTTCTTATCGGTTGATTCTCATCACTTAACTTGAAGTGACCTGTGCCATATAACACTTTAAAATTTTGCAGCGGATTTTCTTTTACAATGACCATGTCGGCTAATTTACCGACTTCAATGGAACCGATTTGATCGGCCATATTCAGTACTTCGGCACCATTAATGGTGGCTGACTTGATAACTTCTAAAGGGTGAAATCCCGCTTCTTGCAGTAATTCGAGTTCGCGAATATAACCGAACCCATAAACTTTATAGATGTATCCACTGTCAGAGCCTGTGGTGACTCGTCCGCCGTGATTTTTGTAGTCATTCACAAAGGTCATCCAGCGTTGAAAGTTATTTTTCCAGTTAATTTCATCTTGTGTGGTCCAGTCAAACCAATAAGAGCCATGTGCATAGCGGTTTGGTTCGAAAAATTTCCATAAACTGGGTAACGTATAATCTTTATGCCAGTCAGCATTTCTTTCACGCATTAAATCGCGACTGGCTTCATAGATTGTAAAGGTTGGATTCAATGTAAAATCGAGAGAAATTAGCTCGTCGCGTAATTCATTCCATTTATTGCTGCCCGGAGGAGCAGCCTGAAGCCATAAGTTACCCGCTTCTGAAAAACGATGTTGTTCATCTTGATAGTTATAATCGGAAGGATAATCTTGAATAACTTGATCTTCAAAAAGTGCCTCGGGTAAGCCATACCAATGCTCCATTGAGGTTAAACCCATATTGGCGCTAATGCGAGCGTTCATGCGAACCACATCGATTTGCGCATGGTGCATCGTGGTGCCCATATTGTGTTTTTTTGCTTGGGTTATTGCGGCTTGGATAAATTCAGGCTTGGCGCCAAAGAATTTGATTCCTTTAGCTCCGTCATCAGCAACCTCATCAACCCAGTCACGAACCTGTTTGACGTTAGTGAATGGCTTCTCGCGCCCCATCCCAAACCCAACGTAGGGTACCAGTCGTGGAGCGGTAATGGCATTTTTAGCGCTTCGCTTTTGATGGTCTACTGTCCATCGCAGGCCGTTAAAGCTTCCAGGCTCGCGCACGGTTGTAATGCCGTGAGCTAACCAAAGCTTTAATACATATTCTGCTGGTGTTCCTTGCGCTTCTCCACCTAGGTGGCCATGCAGATCGATGAATCCGGGAAGGACAAAGTAGCCTTCAAGATCCATTTCTTTGGTGGATTTATCCACGGCTGGACGCTGAGCTTTAATGGGTACCCCAGGGTTTCCCACAACACGGATTTCGGCAATTCGATTTTTCTCAATGACAATATCGACCGGTCCAATCGGTGGTGCGCCATGCCCTGCGATGAGTGTAACCCCTCGTAAAATCAGGCGTTGATAAGGGCCTTCTCCTTGTTGTCGATCGGGAGCGGGTTGTATTGCCGCGAGTAGTAGGCAAGGAGTAGCGAAAAATAAAGTGACTAATAAACGACGCATAACAGACCTAAAGTCGATAGATAAAGGTCTACGTTA from Pleionea litopenaei includes:
- a CDS encoding amidohydrolase family protein; translation: MRRLLVTLFFATPCLLLAAIQPAPDRQQGEGPYQRLILRGVTLIAGHGAPPIGPVDIVIEKNRIAEIRVVGNPGVPIKAQRPAVDKSTKEMDLEGYFVLPGFIDLHGHLGGEAQGTPAEYVLKLWLAHGITTVREPGSFNGLRWTVDHQKRSAKNAITAPRLVPYVGFGMGREKPFTNVKQVRDWVDEVADDGAKGIKFFGAKPEFIQAAITQAKKHNMGTTMHHAQIDVVRMNARISANMGLTSMEHWYGLPEALFEDQVIQDYPSDYNYQDEQHRFSEAGNLWLQAAPPGSNKWNELRDELISLDFTLNPTFTIYEASRDLMRERNADWHKDYTLPSLWKFFEPNRYAHGSYWFDWTTQDEINWKNNFQRWMTFVNDYKNHGGRVTTGSDSGYIYKVYGFGYIRELELLQEAGFHPLEVIKSATINGAEVLNMADQIGSIEVGKLADMVIVKENPLQNFKVLYGTGHFKLSDENQPIRTHGIRYTIKDGIVYDAQALLSDVREMVKQAKQQQPKN